Genomic segment of Streptomyces brevispora:
GGGACGACGGCGGGCCATAGGGTCGACGCGGCGGGGGAGTTGTTGCCTGCGTGGCGTTCGGTGACGGCCGCGGCCGCCCCGGCCAGGAGGTCGGCGAGCTGGACAGAGGGGTGGTCGGAGCTGGAGCCGCGGACGACGGCCGCGACGTCGGCGCCGCGCTCCCGCGTGAACAGGGTCATGCCGACCGGGCTGCGGGCGTAGAGCTTCACCGTGCTCAGGGCGTTGTCGGTGAGCATGCGCTGCTCGTCGGTGAGCAGGCTGACACGGCCGAGGCGGTGACCCCAGCGACGAGCCATCTGGGTTGCTGCGGGTATGAGCATCTCCAGCAGAGGGAAATCCGCGTTCTCGTCGTGCAGGGCTGCAGCGTAGGCCCGAGTGGAACGCACCCGTGCCAGCAACTCGGTGACGGGCTTGCGCGTCGAGGCCGCCCAGGCCCGTTCGATCACCGCGAAGAACGCCTCCGACGCCTCCTCGTAGCGTGCTGCGCCCCGCTGCGAGGCTAGTGCCACGAACGCGGACATCAGCTCCCCGAACAAGGCGCCCCCCAGGGCCCGCGGCCCCTCAAGGGCCAACGTGCGTGCCAGAGCGCGGGCCTGACCATCGGCATACAGGTTGCCGCCCTCGGCGTACTCCTTCTCCTCCAGCAGCAGGTCGATCACCTTCGCCGAGGCCGCGAACTCCTTCTCAACGACGTACACCGAGCACCTGTCGTGGAGCGCACCACCGGGCTCCCACAGCTCCTTCAACAAGGCCAGCCGCTGCGCATGGTCCTTGAAAAGGCGGAACTTGAGCTCCCCCGCCTGGCGGATGCCGCCCCGCTCCCGCAGCTCCTGCACCAACACCGCAGCCTCCGCGTCGTCGACGGCGACCGAAGCGAAGACCAGGAACCGGCGCTGCCGCCCGACGAGTTGTTCGCCGTCCCACCCCGACTCGTCGCAGGCGACCCACCAGCCGTGACTCTCGTCGTTGGCGGTGGGCTTCTGCTGCGTGAGCTGGGTGTACTTCTCTCCGGTCAGTGGCACAGCGACATTGTCCACGCTCGGCGGCGGGGCGTGCGCCCGCGAGGCCGCAGGTATACGGTCACCGCGCCAGCACGCCTGGCAGCTCCTGCTCGACGCCGTCGAGGGCCCGGACCCAAGCGGCTCATCGAACAGCCGCTGCGTGACGTCTTCAGCGTCGCCTGTGAGGCTGGCCCCGGAGACGGCCCCGAAGGCTGTACAACGGGCGTCCAGGCCGCCCCCGCCAGGCGAGCGCTCAGGTCGTGCCGGCGTACGCGATGGTGAGGACGGTCATCATCAACGAGTCATGACCGAGGAGGACCACCGCGGTGACGTGGCCCTGGGCGACGGTGCGGATGATGCCGTCGTCCTGCCCGTACGGCTCCGAGTACGCGATCGGATCCTGCTGGGCGTCGACCAGAGCGAGCGCGAGGTCCCGCCGGGCGAGCTCGGGCAGCTGCTTGTACGCGTCGAAGACGTCGGCCGGGAAGTGGAGCCGGTAGGCCACGCCGCTCCCTGGCCGCGGTCGCTACGGTTGTTGCCCTGGCGCGGCTCGGCGTCCCTCAGCACGTCGGCGGTGACGTCCCTGGTTTCCAGGCCGTCGGGGAGAACACCGCGCATCTTCATGTGCATGCGGGCGGTCTCGATGAGCGGCCGCGCCGACTCGAGCTGCTCGGCAGCCGAAGCCCACCCGTCGAGTACGGCGGGCAGGTCCTCGATCGGGGTGAGGTTGACGTCCTGGAGCAGCTGCTGCCGGGATGCCGAGTGCGGCAATGCGACGTGCAGCCGGTCCACTGTCCAGTCCTCGTGCGCCATGTGCCCCTCCTGCGGTCACGCCCGGATAGCCAGAGTAGCGCCAAGAAGCCAGACGTACCGGACCTGGTGGTCTTCGCTTCCGTGTCCGGGGTGGTTCTCGGTTGGGTGTCCGGCGTTGGGTGTTGTGGGCCGGACCGATTCGGTTTTTTCTGTGGGGTGTTGAGCGGCCATGGCCGGGCGCTGGTGTTGGACAAGTAGTGAGGATTGGTTGGTCACTGGGTGA
This window contains:
- a CDS encoding DUF3800 domain-containing protein encodes the protein MPLTGEKYTQLTQQKPTANDESHGWWVACDESGWDGEQLVGRQRRFLVFASVAVDDAEAAVLVQELRERGGIRQAGELKFRLFKDHAQRLALLKELWEPGGALHDRCSVYVVEKEFAASAKVIDLLLEEKEYAEGGNLYADGQARALARTLALEGPRALGGALFGELMSAFVALASQRGAARYEEASEAFFAVIERAWAASTRKPVTELLARVRSTRAYAAALHDENADFPLLEMLIPAATQMARRWGHRLGRVSLLTDEQRMLTDNALSTVKLYARSPVGMTLFTRERGADVAAVVRGSSSDHPSVQLADLLAGAAAAVTERHAGNNSPAASTLWPAVVPFVDTSSLLPYDAPAARLRTVDERLTRR